The genomic stretch GCTGATACTCTTTAGCCGACTTCCCCCAGCTGTAATCTGCATTCATAGCGGTCTTCACGATGCTCTTCCATACATCCTGTTGGCAATAAAACGACAGCGCCCTTTCTATCGTAAATTTCAGATCATGCGCATTAAAGGCGGAAAACGTAAAGCCATTGCCCGTTCCCTCTTCCTCCTGATAGGCACGGACAGTGTCGTAAAGACCGCCCGTTTCCCTGACAATCGGAATGGCGCCATATTGAAGAGCAATGAGCTGCCCCAAACCGCACGGCTCAAATTTCGACGGCATCAAAAACATATCAGAGCCCGCATAAATTTGATGGGCTAGCGGCTCATCAAACCCGATATAAGCCCGGCACTTCTCATGAAAAGCAAATTCTGCATACCGGAAATAATCTTCAAATTCACGTTCTCCTGTGCCTAGCACAACCAGCTGTATGTCTTGCTCCTCAAGAAGTTCGTGCATAATTCTGCGGACAAGATCAAGCCCCTTTTGTTTAGTGAGCCTTGTCACCATACTGATCAGCGGAATATCGTTTTTCTCTGGAAGCCCCATCCGCTGCTGAAGCTTCGTTTTGTTTTCCAGCTTGCATGCAAGATCCCCTGAATCGTATTGCGCCTCTATATAAGGGTCGCTTTTCGGCTGATAGAACGTATCATCAATGCCATTTAATATGCCGGTTACATCATCTTCCCTATATTGCAAAACCTGTTCCAACTGCTCACCATAATACGGCGTCATGATTTCATTTCTGTAAGTGGGGCTCACAGTTGTCACATGATCAGCCGCAATGATGCCCGCTTTCATAAAATTAACAAATCCGTTGCATTCTAACCTTTCATAATGAAAATGATCCATCTCAAGACCCAGCAAGTCATGTGTGACATCAGGAGGGAATATGCCTTGAAACTGCAGGTTGTGGATCGTGAGCACGCTTTTCATCCGTTCATAAAAAGGATGTTTTCTGTACTCCTCTTTCAGCAAATAATTGACCATCGCTGTATGCCAATCGTGAGTATGAACAATATCGGCTTGAACATTCACAACTTTGGCAGCCTCCAGCACAGCTCTTGAAAAAAAGGCAAACCGCTCACCGTCATCATAATGCCCGTACAACGAATCCCTGTTGAAATAGTACTCATTGTCGATGAAGTAATAATTCACATCATTCTCTGCCATATGTTCAATTCCGCAATATTGCTGCCGCCAGCCGACAGCTACGGTACACTCAGCCTGTTTTTTCATACGCTTTTTCCACGGTTCAGGTATTTGGCTGTACTTCGGCAGCATCACAGCTACCTCATTGCCTAATCGCGCAAGCGCCTTTGGCAGAGCACCTGCTACATCGGCAAGACCTCCTGATTTCACAAATGGGGTGCATTCTGACACAGCAAATAATATCTTCAAGAATTCATCAGCTCTCCTTGCACCAAACCTTTTCTTAATACAAGCGGCTGCTCAGCTGTTCCTGCAGCTTCCGTCGCCTTGCCGATTTTAACATCCTTATCCGAAATGACCTGCTCAAGAAGACAATCCTCTCCAATCTGCGTTTTTTGCATAATAATGCAGTTTTTCAGCTTCGTACCCTTTCCGACATGGACCGCCCTGAACAAAATGCAGTTTTCAACCTCTCCTTCAAGCACACAGCCGTTTGCCACCAAAGAATTTTTGACAGTGCTGTGCTTTCCGTATTTCGTAGGCGGCTCATCCTTCACTTTTGTATAGATCGGCTGCTGCGGCAAAAACACCTGCTGCCAAAAACGAGGCTGAATGAGCTCCATACTGTGGGTATAATATTTTTCCACCGAATCAATGACAGCGGCATAACCTGAATATTCATAAGGGCAAATGGTCAGGGCGGAAGATTCCTTTTCAACAGCCTCCTGAATGGTTTTATAGCCTTTTTCGCTATGTCCGTAGATCAGATCCTTTAAAAGCGTTGTTGACATGATATAGATTTGCAGCGACTGGCCGTCCTGAAATACCTCGGTGACGTCGCAGCCAACCTCCTGATGGCGTTTCAGCACATATTGAAATTGAATGTTGCATACGGTATGGCTGTTGGAGATTACAGCATATTGCTGAGTGCTTCTGTGGAAGTAATCTAGATGGTCCGAAAACTGGCGAAAGGAACCGAATTCATCGTATTCGTGATGAAGATGGGGAGACGGGAAAAAAAAGAGGCCGTCCTTTTTCCGGTGCAAATCCCATTCCTTACCCGCCCCAAGGTGATCCATGAGCGAACGGTAACGATACTTCGGAAAAATTGCAACACTCCTAATATCCGCATTCACCATGTTGGAAAGCATAAAATCAATCAGTCGGTACCTGCCGGCAAAAGGGATCGCCCCGAGCGACCGCTGTGCTGTTAAATCCTGAAGAGAATGCTTATATGTGGTTTCATCTATAACACCTAACATTTGATTATTGAACACTGACTCTGCCCCCTCTTCAGTAATTAAATCAATTCTTTTTCTACAAATTCCTCTGAAACGAGCAGCACCTCTTCAATGTCTTTTTCGGAGCGAATCACTGCGCCATCCGGCAGCACCATCCCATTAGGAACGATGGCATTTTCAATGACTACATGCTCCCCAATCGTCACATCCGGCATTATGACGGATGATGTAACAGTCGTATGCTTACCAACAGTCACACCTTGAAAAAGAACGGAGTGAGACACATTTCCATATAC from Bacillus subtilis subsp. subtilis str. 168 encodes the following:
- the glgA gene encoding glycogen (starch) synthase (Evidence 1a: Function from experimental evidences in the studied strain; PubMedId: 8145641, 15272305; Product type e: enzyme) is translated as MKILFAVSECTPFVKSGGLADVAGALPKALARLGNEVAVMLPKYSQIPEPWKKRMKKQAECTVAVGWRQQYCGIEHMAENDVNYYFIDNEYYFNRDSLYGHYDDGERFAFFSRAVLEAAKVVNVQADIVHTHDWHTAMVNYLLKEEYRKHPFYERMKSVLTIHNLQFQGIFPPDVTHDLLGLEMDHFHYERLECNGFVNFMKAGIIAADHVTTVSPTYRNEIMTPYYGEQLEQVLQYREDDVTGILNGIDDTFYQPKSDPYIEAQYDSGDLACKLENKTKLQQRMGLPEKNDIPLISMVTRLTKQKGLDLVRRIMHELLEEQDIQLVVLGTGEREFEDYFRYAEFAFHEKCRAYIGFDEPLAHQIYAGSDMFLMPSKFEPCGLGQLIALQYGAIPIVRETGGLYDTVRAYQEEEGTGNGFTFSAFNAHDLKFTIERALSFYCQQDVWKSIVKTAMNADYSWGKSAKEYQRIFEQVTRSGRDVLE
- the glgD gene encoding glucose-1-phosphate adenylyltransferase (ADP-glucose pyrophosphorylase) beta subunit (Evidence 2a: Function from experimental evidences in other organisms; PubMedId: 8145641, 9244254; Product type e: enzyme) — its product is MFNNQMLGVIDETTYKHSLQDLTAQRSLGAIPFAGRYRLIDFMLSNMVNADIRSVAIFPKYRYRSLMDHLGAGKEWDLHRKKDGLFFFPSPHLHHEYDEFGSFRQFSDHLDYFHRSTQQYAVISNSHTVCNIQFQYVLKRHQEVGCDVTEVFQDGQSLQIYIMSTTLLKDLIYGHSEKGYKTIQEAVEKESSALTICPYEYSGYAAVIDSVEKYYTHSMELIQPRFWQQVFLPQQPIYTKVKDEPPTKYGKHSTVKNSLVANGCVLEGEVENCILFRAVHVGKGTKLKNCIIMQKTQIGEDCLLEQVISDKDVKIGKATEAAGTAEQPLVLRKGLVQGELMNS